A single Anopheles maculipalpis chromosome 3RL, idAnoMacuDA_375_x, whole genome shotgun sequence DNA region contains:
- the LOC126564276 gene encoding uncharacterized protein LOC126564276 — MSTRTKRIKKTSWGARERAGMSFLIVVAFFAVFGLIILTEVLMIDDRGRAGSIIVRHGSNGGRFGESVPDYDDVKDDYLDDTGIFVRETKYGGTAVKNILKNQKDLKNSIGISVLTDSTEPRNPPIVPWGQMLPSKIEQTLPRFPADMKPTDGSWEIVNGTRYKFFVFSAFYDRRDGKLVRVIGATKTRGPEKVWCRFWYQTGVNSTKYRSASVMARVKIIRENWNLKYSACFILCPIRGPYPEIPHAVSVVSKIRAAPGNVLMLRNTDNDPDFTNRTFSNIPNSIGVCVKPLHFNYDQALYLLEFLELNNLLGVSHFTFYNHTIGPKASCVLQHYVNGDLPQYIAPYEDAHPPKAPNSSSVDTTDAPYHMPTKYNEDNTAQLKPKISVNILPWNLRMRSQKEIRTEGLFASLNDCLYRSMYRYSHVALIDLDEFIIPHHNDTLIDLITWLSKRINNRNTGAYSFQNAFFYLQFADDALMYTGSETQANLRAALTTQRKTRRRSKLHPQKQRSKYICKPEAVIEAGNHFVWEFCPGRGSLNVPADAAILHHYRVCEFGGDDCIKTPSLVDRTAHRYSKRLVDRVGTVYNYLKETCSLPDIPRAPTKPPPTRKKELKIRIPLNPEGDKKVTETNKPQPNAGGDASQRPSTAPVEVILKTR, encoded by the exons ATGTCCACCCGTACGAAGCGCATTAAGAAAACGTCATGGGGTGCAAGGGAGCGAGCGGGCATGAGCTTCCTGATTGTCGTAGCGTTCTTCGCCGTTTTCGGGCTCATCATTCTGACGGAGGTGCTGATGATAGACGATCGGGGCCGGGCGGGTAGCATCATCGTACGACACGGCAGCAACGGAGGTCGGTTCGGTGAATCCGTACCGGACTATGATGATGTGAAG GATGACTATCTCGACGATACAGGGATCTTCGTGCGGGAGACCAAGTATGGTGGCACTGCAGtgaaaaacattttgaagAATCAAAAAG ATCTGAAAAACTCTATCGGCATATCCGTGCTAACAGATTCGACCGAGCCGCGGAACCCGCCTATTGTGCCTTGGGGCCAGATGTTGCCGTCAAAGATCGAACAAACGTTGCCCCGCTTTCCGGCCGACATGAAGCCAACGGATGGCTCGTGGGAGATAGTGAATGGTACCAG GTACAAGTTTTTCGTGTTTTCCGCCTTCTACGATCGTCGCGATGGTAAGCTGGTGCGTGTTATCGGAGCCACCAAAACGCGTGGCCCGGAAAAAGTGTGGTGTCGGTTTTGGTACCAAACAGGGGTGAACAGCACAAAATATCGATCGGCATCGGTGATGGCTCGGGTGAAG ATCATCCGTGAGAACTGGAATCTTAAATATAGCGCCTGTTTTATCCTGTGTCCCATAAGGGGACCGTACCCCGAAATTCCACACGCTGTTAGTGTGGTTAGCAAGATAAGAGCGGCACCGGGGAATGTGCTCATGTTACGGAATACTGACAAC GATCCTGATTTTACGAATCGAACGTTTAGCAACATACCAAATAGCATCGGGGTGTGTGTGAAGCCGTTACACTTTAACTACGATCAG GCGCTATATTTGTTAGAGTTTCTCGAGCTCAACAACTTACTAGGCGTAAGTCATTTCACTTTCTACAACCATACGATCGGACCGAAAGCGTCCTGTGTGCTTCAACACTACGTAAATGGCGATCTGCCACAGTATATCGCACCGTATGAAGACGCGCACCCGCCAAAGGCACCGAACAGCTCATCGGTCGATACGACCGATGCACCCTATCACATGCCTACCAAATACAATGAAGACAATACTGCACAATTAAAGCCAAAAATCAGTGTAAATATTTTGCCATGGAATTTAAGAATGCGCTCACAAAAGGAGATACGTACCGAGGGGCTGTTTGCCTCGCTCAACGACTGTTTGTATCGCAGTATGTACAG ATACTCACATGTTGCTTTGATTGACTTGGATGAGTTTATCATACCCCACCACAATGACACTTTGATCGATCTCATCAC ATGGTTGTCGAAGCGCATCAACAACCGCAACACTGGAGCGTACTCATTccagaatgcatttttctatCTGCAATTCGCTGACGATGCCCTCATGTACACGGGATCGGAAACGCAGGCCAATCTACGGGCGGCACTTACTACACAGCGCAAAACACGTCGAAGATCGAAGCTTCATCCACAGAAGCAGCGGTCGAAATACATCTGCAAACCGGAAGCTGTCATCGAGGCAGGCAATCACTTCGTTTGGGAGTTCTGTCCCGGTCGGGGTTCTTTAAACGTACCGGCAGATGCAGCCATCTTGCATCATTATCGG GTATGCGAATTCGGTGGGGACGATTGTATCAAGACACCATCGCTAGTAGATCGCACAGCACACCGCTATTCGAAGCGCTTGGTGGACCGTGTCGGTACGGTGTACAACTATTTGAAAGAAACTTGCAGCCTGCCCGACATCCCGAGGGCACCCACGAAGCCTCCACCAACGCGCAAGAAAGAACTCAAAATACGAATCCCGCTGAATCCGGAAGGTGATAAGAAAGTTACTGAAACGAACAAACCCCAACCGAATGCGGGCGGCGATGCATCGCAAAGACCTTCGACGGCTCCGGTGGAAGTAATTCTCAAGACACGTTGA